The proteins below are encoded in one region of Chrysemys picta bellii isolate R12L10 chromosome 4, ASM1138683v2, whole genome shotgun sequence:
- the ATXN2L gene encoding ataxin-2-like protein isoform X2: MLKQPQPLQPQPPPGGPVPQAGPPPARKAPPPGAAPSPNGSLSPSGGAGRAATAAPGGGGGAGGGPGGSGGGTRGQSTGKGPPQSPIHLGGGFPAVLSLPSHWAMCWGCWVFEGVYNNSRMLHFLTAVVGSTCDVNVKNGSTFEGIFKTLSSKFELAVDAVHRKTPDQLVGPKREDIVDTMVFKPTDVMLVHFRNVDFNYATKDKFTDSAIAMNSKVNGEHKEKVLQRWEGGDSNSDDYDLESDMSNGWDPNEMFKFNEENYGVKTTYDSSLSSYTVPLEKDNSEEFRQREARAAQLAREIESSPQYRLRIAMENDDGRTEEEKHSSVQRQVSGRDSPSLASREGKYVPLPQRVREGSRGGVRCSSSRGGRPGVGSIPPRGSAHHPDSNSSPVPEQRGINGGPSRMSPKSQRPIRGAKTMSSPSSRPVEVSAAPPAVGRMYPPRSPKSASATPVSSQDSPVGSAVPAAPASPSEARTGLESSVSPTPPSPKVAAPVPATAVEGKEAPTSVAKDPGRTLEVTGPCELNKAASKGLQNEQKRTQLEELRKFGAQFKLQPSSSPETSLESFSARPKEPLEGKEKSLEPGICEGPEEATTVSMVPKPSGTSLELLPESGKEEKGLCEVAEQQAASPPGKGEPEDKEEGPVSEQVKKSTLNPNAKEFNPSKTLLSVNKSTSTPTSPGPRAHSTPSIPVITAGQTGMYSPQYISYIPQIHMSPAVQAPQMYPYPVSSSVPGQQGKYRGAKGSLPPQRSDQHQPTSAPPIMQAAAAAGPPLVAATPYSSYISYNPQQFTGQPTMMQPMAHYPSQPVFAPMLQSNPRMMTSGSHPQAIVSSSTPQYPPSEQPTPQTLYATVHQSYPHHATQLHPHQPQPATTPTGNQQQAQHAAPSPVQHQAGQPPHLASAQQQQNLYHTATLTATPPSITPGPSAQSPQSSFPQQAVYAIHAHQQLQHGYTNMAHVTQFSLTHPSSSHSTPLETEASIPDCELNSQCRPLPGIRFAPSAPLCAPRPGSRALRWNPQPAPYGATAGGGALPSTFFVGLRSVQRQEPPAPGSWSRQGFIFYYL, from the exons ATGTTGAAGCAGCCGCAGCCGCTGCAGCCGcagccccccccgggcggccccgTGCCCCAGGCCGGGCCCCCGCCCGCCCGCAAGGCCCCCCCGCCGGGggccgcccccagccccaacggcagcctcagccccagcggcggggcggggcgggccgCGACGGcggccccgggcggggggggaggagcaggcggCGGCCCCGGAGGAAGCGGCGGCGGCACCAG GGGGCAGAGCACAGGGAAGGGGCCTCCCCAGTCTCCA ATCCACCTTGGAGGAGGTTTCCCTGCAGTGCTGTCTCTTCCCTCTCACTGGGCCATGTGCTGGGGTTgctgg GTGTTCGAAGGTGTCTATAACAATTCTCGAATGCTGCATTTCCTGACGGCTGTCGTG ggcTCCACGTGTGATGTGAATGTGAAAAATGGCAGCACCTTTGAGGGGATTTTTAAAACCCTCAGCTCTAAG TTCGAGCTTGCTGTGGATGCGGTGCACAGGAAGACCCCAGATCAACTGGTGGGACCTAAGCGGGAGGACATTGTGGACACCATGGTCTTCAAGCCCACCGATGTCATGCTGGTGCATTTCCgtaatgttgatttcaattacgcCACCAAAG ACAAGTTCACGGACTCTGCCATCGCCATGAACTCCAAGGTTAACGGGGAGCACAAAGAGAAGGTGCTGCagcgctgggaaggaggggacagCAACAGTGACGACTACGACCTGGAGTCTGACATG TCTAATGGCTGGGATCCCAATGAGATGTTCAAGTTTAATGAAGAGAACTATGGCGTGAAGACAACGTACGACAGCAGTTTGTCCTCCTACAC CGTCCCTCTAGAGAAAGATAACTCAGAGGAGTTCCGGCAGCGGGAAGCCCGGGCGGCCCAGTTGGCCCGGGAGATTGAGTCGAGCCCCCAGTACCGCCTGCGCATTGCCATGGAGAATGATGACGGCCGGACGGAGGAGGAGAAACACAGCTCTGTGCAGAGGCAGGTGTCTGGCAGGGACAGCCCCAGCTTGGCCTCCAG GGAGGGCAAGTATGTCCCGCTGCCACAGCGCGTCAGAGAGGGCTCGCGAGGAGGCGTCCGGTGCAGCAGCTCCCGGGGTGGGAGGCCAGGGGTGGGGTCCATCCCTCCCCGGGGCAGTGCGCACCATCCAGACAGCAACTCTAGTCCTGTCCCGGAGCAGCGAGGGATCAATGGAG GACCCTCCCGAATGTCTCCGAAGTCCCAGCGTCCCATCCGGGGTGCCAAGACCATGTCTTCCCCGTCAAGCCGCCCTGTGGAGGTCTCGGCAGCTCCCCCTGCAG TGGGCCGCATGTACCCTCCTCGCTCTCCCAAGTCTGCCTCAGCCACTCCAGTCTCTTCCCAGGATTCTCCGGTGGGATCTGCCGTGCCAGCAGCACCCGCATCCCCGTCGGAGGCCAGAACTGGCCTGGAGTCGAGTGtttccccaacccccccttctcccaaagTAGCCGCCCCCGTGCCGGCCACTGCTGTTGAGG GGAAAGAGGCTCCCACATCTGTGGCTAAAGATCCTGGCAGAACCTTGGAAGTGACGGGGCCATGTGAGCTCAACAAGGCAGCCAGCAAAG GGCTGCAGAATGAGCAGAAGCGGACCCAGCTGGAGGAGCTGCGCAAGTTTGGGGCCCAGTTCAAG ctccagccGAGCAGTTCCCCAGAGACCAGCCTGGAGTCCTTCAGTGCCAGGCCCAAGGAGCCTCTGGAGGGCAAGGAGAAGTCCCTTGAGCCGGGCATCTGCGAGGGTCCTGAGGAGGCGACCACCGTGAGCATGGTGCCAAAGCCCAGCGGGACCAGCCTGGAGCTGCTGCCGGAGAGTGGCAAAGAGGAGAAGGGTCTGTGTGAGGTGGCCGAGCAGCAGGCGGCCAGCCCCCCGGGCAAGGGCGAGCCTGAGGACAAAGAGGAGGGGCCTGTGTCCGA GCAAGTGAAGAAATCGACCCTGAATCCCAATGCCAAGGAGTTCAACCCCTCGAAAACGCTGCTTTCTGTG AACAAGTCAACGAGCACCCCCACGTCACCGGGCCCTCGTGCCCATTCCACTCCCTCCATCCCAGTGATCACGGCCGGCCAGACGGGCATGTACAGCCCCCAGTACATTTCCTACATACCTCAGATCCACATGAGCCCTGCCGTCCAA GCGCCCCAGATGTACCCATACCCTGTCTCCAGCTCagtgcctggccagcagggcAAGTACCGAGGGGCCAAAG gttccctcccaccccagcgcTCTGACCAGCATCAGCCGACATCCGCACCCCCCATTATGCAAGCGGCAGCGGCGGCAGGGCCCCCCCTGGTAGCAGCTACGCCCTACTCCTCCTACATTTCCTATAACCCCCAGCAGTTCACGGGGCAGCCCACCATGATGCAGCCTATGGCGCACTACCCTTCTCAG CCTGTCTTTGCCCCGATGCTCCAGAGCAACCCCCGCATGATGACATCTGGCAGCCATCCCCAGGCCATTGTGTCGTCCTCCACGCCCCAATACCCCCCCTCGGAGCAGCCCACGCCCCAGACGCTCTATG CTACAGTTCATCAGTCCTATCCCCACCATGCGACACAGCTGCACCCCCACCAGCCTCAGCCAGCCACCACTCCGACAGGGAACCAACAGCAGGCGCAGcacgctgcccccagccccgtaCAG CACCAGGCTGGACAGCCGCCCCACCTGGCCagtgcccagcagcagcagaacctGTACCACACGGCCACGCTGACAGCCACGCCGCCCTCCATCACGCCAGGGCCCAGTGCCCAGTCCCCCCAGAGCAGCTTCCCACAGCAGGCTGTCTATGCCATCCACGCccaccagcagctgcagcacGGCTACACCAACATGGCCCATGTCACCCAG TTCAGTCTCACccatcccagcagctcccattccaCCCCCCTGGAAACTGAAGCCTCGATTCCTGACTGTGAACTGAACTCCCAGTGCCGGCCCCTGCCCGGGATCCGGTTTGCTCCTTCTGCCCCCTTGTGTGCGCCCCGGCCTGGCAGCCGGGCCCTGAGGTGgaacccccagcctgccccttacggggccacagctgggggcggggctttaCCAAGCACCTTTTTTGTTGGTTTGCGGAGCGTGCAGCGGCAAGAGCCACCTGCCCCTGGCTCCTGGAGCCGCCAAGgttttattttctattatttaTAA
- the ATXN2L gene encoding ataxin-2-like protein isoform X1 translates to MLKQPQPLQPQPPPGGPVPQAGPPPARKAPPPGAAPSPNGSLSPSGGAGRAATAAPGGGGGAGGGPGGSGGGTRGQSTGKGPPQSPIHLGGGFPAVLSLPSHWAMCWGCWVFEGVYNNSRMLHFLTAVVGSTCDVNVKNGSTFEGIFKTLSSKFELAVDAVHRKTPDQLVGPKREDIVDTMVFKPTDVMLVHFRNVDFNYATKDKFTDSAIAMNSKVNGEHKEKVLQRWEGGDSNSDDYDLESDMSNGWDPNEMFKFNEENYGVKTTYDSSLSSYTVPLEKDNSEEFRQREARAAQLAREIESSPQYRLRIAMENDDGRTEEEKHSSVQRQVSGRDSPSLASREGKYVPLPQRVREGSRGGVRCSSSRGGRPGVGSIPPRGSAHHPDSNSSPVPEQRGINGGPSRMSPKSQRPIRGAKTMSSPSSRPVEVSAAPPAVGRMYPPRSPKSASATPVSSQDSPVGSAVPAAPASPSEARTGLESSVSPTPPSPKVAAPVPATAVEGKEAPTSVAKDPGRTLEVTGPCELNKAASKAGLQNEQKRTQLEELRKFGAQFKLQPSSSPETSLESFSARPKEPLEGKEKSLEPGICEGPEEATTVSMVPKPSGTSLELLPESGKEEKGLCEVAEQQAASPPGKGEPEDKEEGPVSEQVKKSTLNPNAKEFNPSKTLLSVNKSTSTPTSPGPRAHSTPSIPVITAGQTGMYSPQYISYIPQIHMSPAVQAPQMYPYPVSSSVPGQQGKYRGAKGSLPPQRSDQHQPTSAPPIMQAAAAAGPPLVAATPYSSYISYNPQQFTGQPTMMQPMAHYPSQPVFAPMLQSNPRMMTSGSHPQAIVSSSTPQYPPSEQPTPQTLYATVHQSYPHHATQLHPHQPQPATTPTGNQQQAQHAAPSPVQHQAGQPPHLASAQQQQNLYHTATLTATPPSITPGPSAQSPQSSFPQQAVYAIHAHQQLQHGYTNMAHVTQFSLTHPSSSHSTPLETEASIPDCELNSQCRPLPGIRFAPSAPLCAPRPGSRALRWNPQPAPYGATAGGGALPSTFFVGLRSVQRQEPPAPGSWSRQGFIFYYL, encoded by the exons ATGTTGAAGCAGCCGCAGCCGCTGCAGCCGcagccccccccgggcggccccgTGCCCCAGGCCGGGCCCCCGCCCGCCCGCAAGGCCCCCCCGCCGGGggccgcccccagccccaacggcagcctcagccccagcggcggggcggggcgggccgCGACGGcggccccgggcggggggggaggagcaggcggCGGCCCCGGAGGAAGCGGCGGCGGCACCAG GGGGCAGAGCACAGGGAAGGGGCCTCCCCAGTCTCCA ATCCACCTTGGAGGAGGTTTCCCTGCAGTGCTGTCTCTTCCCTCTCACTGGGCCATGTGCTGGGGTTgctgg GTGTTCGAAGGTGTCTATAACAATTCTCGAATGCTGCATTTCCTGACGGCTGTCGTG ggcTCCACGTGTGATGTGAATGTGAAAAATGGCAGCACCTTTGAGGGGATTTTTAAAACCCTCAGCTCTAAG TTCGAGCTTGCTGTGGATGCGGTGCACAGGAAGACCCCAGATCAACTGGTGGGACCTAAGCGGGAGGACATTGTGGACACCATGGTCTTCAAGCCCACCGATGTCATGCTGGTGCATTTCCgtaatgttgatttcaattacgcCACCAAAG ACAAGTTCACGGACTCTGCCATCGCCATGAACTCCAAGGTTAACGGGGAGCACAAAGAGAAGGTGCTGCagcgctgggaaggaggggacagCAACAGTGACGACTACGACCTGGAGTCTGACATG TCTAATGGCTGGGATCCCAATGAGATGTTCAAGTTTAATGAAGAGAACTATGGCGTGAAGACAACGTACGACAGCAGTTTGTCCTCCTACAC CGTCCCTCTAGAGAAAGATAACTCAGAGGAGTTCCGGCAGCGGGAAGCCCGGGCGGCCCAGTTGGCCCGGGAGATTGAGTCGAGCCCCCAGTACCGCCTGCGCATTGCCATGGAGAATGATGACGGCCGGACGGAGGAGGAGAAACACAGCTCTGTGCAGAGGCAGGTGTCTGGCAGGGACAGCCCCAGCTTGGCCTCCAG GGAGGGCAAGTATGTCCCGCTGCCACAGCGCGTCAGAGAGGGCTCGCGAGGAGGCGTCCGGTGCAGCAGCTCCCGGGGTGGGAGGCCAGGGGTGGGGTCCATCCCTCCCCGGGGCAGTGCGCACCATCCAGACAGCAACTCTAGTCCTGTCCCGGAGCAGCGAGGGATCAATGGAG GACCCTCCCGAATGTCTCCGAAGTCCCAGCGTCCCATCCGGGGTGCCAAGACCATGTCTTCCCCGTCAAGCCGCCCTGTGGAGGTCTCGGCAGCTCCCCCTGCAG TGGGCCGCATGTACCCTCCTCGCTCTCCCAAGTCTGCCTCAGCCACTCCAGTCTCTTCCCAGGATTCTCCGGTGGGATCTGCCGTGCCAGCAGCACCCGCATCCCCGTCGGAGGCCAGAACTGGCCTGGAGTCGAGTGtttccccaacccccccttctcccaaagTAGCCGCCCCCGTGCCGGCCACTGCTGTTGAGG GGAAAGAGGCTCCCACATCTGTGGCTAAAGATCCTGGCAGAACCTTGGAAGTGACGGGGCCATGTGAGCTCAACAAGGCAGCCAGCAAAG CAGGGCTGCAGAATGAGCAGAAGCGGACCCAGCTGGAGGAGCTGCGCAAGTTTGGGGCCCAGTTCAAG ctccagccGAGCAGTTCCCCAGAGACCAGCCTGGAGTCCTTCAGTGCCAGGCCCAAGGAGCCTCTGGAGGGCAAGGAGAAGTCCCTTGAGCCGGGCATCTGCGAGGGTCCTGAGGAGGCGACCACCGTGAGCATGGTGCCAAAGCCCAGCGGGACCAGCCTGGAGCTGCTGCCGGAGAGTGGCAAAGAGGAGAAGGGTCTGTGTGAGGTGGCCGAGCAGCAGGCGGCCAGCCCCCCGGGCAAGGGCGAGCCTGAGGACAAAGAGGAGGGGCCTGTGTCCGA GCAAGTGAAGAAATCGACCCTGAATCCCAATGCCAAGGAGTTCAACCCCTCGAAAACGCTGCTTTCTGTG AACAAGTCAACGAGCACCCCCACGTCACCGGGCCCTCGTGCCCATTCCACTCCCTCCATCCCAGTGATCACGGCCGGCCAGACGGGCATGTACAGCCCCCAGTACATTTCCTACATACCTCAGATCCACATGAGCCCTGCCGTCCAA GCGCCCCAGATGTACCCATACCCTGTCTCCAGCTCagtgcctggccagcagggcAAGTACCGAGGGGCCAAAG gttccctcccaccccagcgcTCTGACCAGCATCAGCCGACATCCGCACCCCCCATTATGCAAGCGGCAGCGGCGGCAGGGCCCCCCCTGGTAGCAGCTACGCCCTACTCCTCCTACATTTCCTATAACCCCCAGCAGTTCACGGGGCAGCCCACCATGATGCAGCCTATGGCGCACTACCCTTCTCAG CCTGTCTTTGCCCCGATGCTCCAGAGCAACCCCCGCATGATGACATCTGGCAGCCATCCCCAGGCCATTGTGTCGTCCTCCACGCCCCAATACCCCCCCTCGGAGCAGCCCACGCCCCAGACGCTCTATG CTACAGTTCATCAGTCCTATCCCCACCATGCGACACAGCTGCACCCCCACCAGCCTCAGCCAGCCACCACTCCGACAGGGAACCAACAGCAGGCGCAGcacgctgcccccagccccgtaCAG CACCAGGCTGGACAGCCGCCCCACCTGGCCagtgcccagcagcagcagaacctGTACCACACGGCCACGCTGACAGCCACGCCGCCCTCCATCACGCCAGGGCCCAGTGCCCAGTCCCCCCAGAGCAGCTTCCCACAGCAGGCTGTCTATGCCATCCACGCccaccagcagctgcagcacGGCTACACCAACATGGCCCATGTCACCCAG TTCAGTCTCACccatcccagcagctcccattccaCCCCCCTGGAAACTGAAGCCTCGATTCCTGACTGTGAACTGAACTCCCAGTGCCGGCCCCTGCCCGGGATCCGGTTTGCTCCTTCTGCCCCCTTGTGTGCGCCCCGGCCTGGCAGCCGGGCCCTGAGGTGgaacccccagcctgccccttacggggccacagctgggggcggggctttaCCAAGCACCTTTTTTGTTGGTTTGCGGAGCGTGCAGCGGCAAGAGCCACCTGCCCCTGGCTCCTGGAGCCGCCAAGgttttattttctattatttaTAA
- the ATXN2L gene encoding ataxin-2-like protein isoform X3, which produces MLKQPQPLQPQPPPGGPVPQAGPPPARKAPPPGAAPSPNGSLSPSGGAGRAATAAPGGGGGAGGGPGGSGGGTRGQSTGKGPPQSPIHLGGGFPAVLSLPSHWAMCWGCWVFEGVYNNSRMLHFLTAVVGSTCDVNVKNGSTFEGIFKTLSSKFELAVDAVHRKTPDQLVGPKREDIVDTMVFKPTDVMLVHFRNVDFNYATKDKFTDSAIAMNSKVNGEHKEKVLQRWEGGDSNSDDYDLESDMSNGWDPNEMFKFNEENYGVKTTYDSSLSSYTVPLEKDNSEEFRQREARAAQLAREIESSPQYRLRIAMENDDGRTEEEKHSSVQRQGKYVPLPQRVREGSRGGVRCSSSRGGRPGVGSIPPRGSAHHPDSNSSPVPEQRGINGGPSRMSPKSQRPIRGAKTMSSPSSRPVEVSAAPPAVGRMYPPRSPKSASATPVSSQDSPVGSAVPAAPASPSEARTGLESSVSPTPPSPKVAAPVPATAVEGKEAPTSVAKDPGRTLEVTGPCELNKAASKAGLQNEQKRTQLEELRKFGAQFKLQPSSSPETSLESFSARPKEPLEGKEKSLEPGICEGPEEATTVSMVPKPSGTSLELLPESGKEEKGLCEVAEQQAASPPGKGEPEDKEEGPVSEQVKKSTLNPNAKEFNPSKTLLSVNKSTSTPTSPGPRAHSTPSIPVITAGQTGMYSPQYISYIPQIHMSPAVQAPQMYPYPVSSSVPGQQGKYRGAKGSLPPQRSDQHQPTSAPPIMQAAAAAGPPLVAATPYSSYISYNPQQFTGQPTMMQPMAHYPSQPVFAPMLQSNPRMMTSGSHPQAIVSSSTPQYPPSEQPTPQTLYATVHQSYPHHATQLHPHQPQPATTPTGNQQQAQHAAPSPVQHQAGQPPHLASAQQQQNLYHTATLTATPPSITPGPSAQSPQSSFPQQAVYAIHAHQQLQHGYTNMAHVTQFSLTHPSSSHSTPLETEASIPDCELNSQCRPLPGIRFAPSAPLCAPRPGSRALRWNPQPAPYGATAGGGALPSTFFVGLRSVQRQEPPAPGSWSRQGFIFYYL; this is translated from the exons ATGTTGAAGCAGCCGCAGCCGCTGCAGCCGcagccccccccgggcggccccgTGCCCCAGGCCGGGCCCCCGCCCGCCCGCAAGGCCCCCCCGCCGGGggccgcccccagccccaacggcagcctcagccccagcggcggggcggggcgggccgCGACGGcggccccgggcggggggggaggagcaggcggCGGCCCCGGAGGAAGCGGCGGCGGCACCAG GGGGCAGAGCACAGGGAAGGGGCCTCCCCAGTCTCCA ATCCACCTTGGAGGAGGTTTCCCTGCAGTGCTGTCTCTTCCCTCTCACTGGGCCATGTGCTGGGGTTgctgg GTGTTCGAAGGTGTCTATAACAATTCTCGAATGCTGCATTTCCTGACGGCTGTCGTG ggcTCCACGTGTGATGTGAATGTGAAAAATGGCAGCACCTTTGAGGGGATTTTTAAAACCCTCAGCTCTAAG TTCGAGCTTGCTGTGGATGCGGTGCACAGGAAGACCCCAGATCAACTGGTGGGACCTAAGCGGGAGGACATTGTGGACACCATGGTCTTCAAGCCCACCGATGTCATGCTGGTGCATTTCCgtaatgttgatttcaattacgcCACCAAAG ACAAGTTCACGGACTCTGCCATCGCCATGAACTCCAAGGTTAACGGGGAGCACAAAGAGAAGGTGCTGCagcgctgggaaggaggggacagCAACAGTGACGACTACGACCTGGAGTCTGACATG TCTAATGGCTGGGATCCCAATGAGATGTTCAAGTTTAATGAAGAGAACTATGGCGTGAAGACAACGTACGACAGCAGTTTGTCCTCCTACAC CGTCCCTCTAGAGAAAGATAACTCAGAGGAGTTCCGGCAGCGGGAAGCCCGGGCGGCCCAGTTGGCCCGGGAGATTGAGTCGAGCCCCCAGTACCGCCTGCGCATTGCCATGGAGAATGATGACGGCCGGACGGAGGAGGAGAAACACAGCTCTGTGCAGAGGCAG GGCAAGTATGTCCCGCTGCCACAGCGCGTCAGAGAGGGCTCGCGAGGAGGCGTCCGGTGCAGCAGCTCCCGGGGTGGGAGGCCAGGGGTGGGGTCCATCCCTCCCCGGGGCAGTGCGCACCATCCAGACAGCAACTCTAGTCCTGTCCCGGAGCAGCGAGGGATCAATGGAG GACCCTCCCGAATGTCTCCGAAGTCCCAGCGTCCCATCCGGGGTGCCAAGACCATGTCTTCCCCGTCAAGCCGCCCTGTGGAGGTCTCGGCAGCTCCCCCTGCAG TGGGCCGCATGTACCCTCCTCGCTCTCCCAAGTCTGCCTCAGCCACTCCAGTCTCTTCCCAGGATTCTCCGGTGGGATCTGCCGTGCCAGCAGCACCCGCATCCCCGTCGGAGGCCAGAACTGGCCTGGAGTCGAGTGtttccccaacccccccttctcccaaagTAGCCGCCCCCGTGCCGGCCACTGCTGTTGAGG GGAAAGAGGCTCCCACATCTGTGGCTAAAGATCCTGGCAGAACCTTGGAAGTGACGGGGCCATGTGAGCTCAACAAGGCAGCCAGCAAAG CAGGGCTGCAGAATGAGCAGAAGCGGACCCAGCTGGAGGAGCTGCGCAAGTTTGGGGCCCAGTTCAAG ctccagccGAGCAGTTCCCCAGAGACCAGCCTGGAGTCCTTCAGTGCCAGGCCCAAGGAGCCTCTGGAGGGCAAGGAGAAGTCCCTTGAGCCGGGCATCTGCGAGGGTCCTGAGGAGGCGACCACCGTGAGCATGGTGCCAAAGCCCAGCGGGACCAGCCTGGAGCTGCTGCCGGAGAGTGGCAAAGAGGAGAAGGGTCTGTGTGAGGTGGCCGAGCAGCAGGCGGCCAGCCCCCCGGGCAAGGGCGAGCCTGAGGACAAAGAGGAGGGGCCTGTGTCCGA GCAAGTGAAGAAATCGACCCTGAATCCCAATGCCAAGGAGTTCAACCCCTCGAAAACGCTGCTTTCTGTG AACAAGTCAACGAGCACCCCCACGTCACCGGGCCCTCGTGCCCATTCCACTCCCTCCATCCCAGTGATCACGGCCGGCCAGACGGGCATGTACAGCCCCCAGTACATTTCCTACATACCTCAGATCCACATGAGCCCTGCCGTCCAA GCGCCCCAGATGTACCCATACCCTGTCTCCAGCTCagtgcctggccagcagggcAAGTACCGAGGGGCCAAAG gttccctcccaccccagcgcTCTGACCAGCATCAGCCGACATCCGCACCCCCCATTATGCAAGCGGCAGCGGCGGCAGGGCCCCCCCTGGTAGCAGCTACGCCCTACTCCTCCTACATTTCCTATAACCCCCAGCAGTTCACGGGGCAGCCCACCATGATGCAGCCTATGGCGCACTACCCTTCTCAG CCTGTCTTTGCCCCGATGCTCCAGAGCAACCCCCGCATGATGACATCTGGCAGCCATCCCCAGGCCATTGTGTCGTCCTCCACGCCCCAATACCCCCCCTCGGAGCAGCCCACGCCCCAGACGCTCTATG CTACAGTTCATCAGTCCTATCCCCACCATGCGACACAGCTGCACCCCCACCAGCCTCAGCCAGCCACCACTCCGACAGGGAACCAACAGCAGGCGCAGcacgctgcccccagccccgtaCAG CACCAGGCTGGACAGCCGCCCCACCTGGCCagtgcccagcagcagcagaacctGTACCACACGGCCACGCTGACAGCCACGCCGCCCTCCATCACGCCAGGGCCCAGTGCCCAGTCCCCCCAGAGCAGCTTCCCACAGCAGGCTGTCTATGCCATCCACGCccaccagcagctgcagcacGGCTACACCAACATGGCCCATGTCACCCAG TTCAGTCTCACccatcccagcagctcccattccaCCCCCCTGGAAACTGAAGCCTCGATTCCTGACTGTGAACTGAACTCCCAGTGCCGGCCCCTGCCCGGGATCCGGTTTGCTCCTTCTGCCCCCTTGTGTGCGCCCCGGCCTGGCAGCCGGGCCCTGAGGTGgaacccccagcctgccccttacggggccacagctgggggcggggctttaCCAAGCACCTTTTTTGTTGGTTTGCGGAGCGTGCAGCGGCAAGAGCCACCTGCCCCTGGCTCCTGGAGCCGCCAAGgttttattttctattatttaTAA